The Centroberyx gerrardi isolate f3 chromosome 7, fCenGer3.hap1.cur.20231027, whole genome shotgun sequence genome contains a region encoding:
- the LOC139922481 gene encoding interferon-induced protein 44-like has product MQWGDKDRDLQYVKAYQPHNEEAQVRILLHGPVGAGKSSFINSVNNVMQGRMTDAALVDAASAGHSFTQKYTTYKIQKGNPRTFYPFIFNDIMGLEKGGRGGVRAEDIKLAMNGHVRDGYKFNPISTLSKEDQGYNSCPTVDDKVHVLVCVIPADAVSRLSDEVVGKMMDIRVAASDMGIPQVAILTEIDKAYPEVNKSIKNVYHSKLLKTKMEEFSSKLGIPMNRIFPVKNYSSEISLDDDTDSLILCALRQMIDFGEDFRNRM; this is encoded by the exons ATGCAATGGGG TGACAAAGACAGAGATCTGCAGTATGTGAAGGCTTATCAACCTCACAACGAAGAGGCCCAGGTCAGAATTCTGCTTCATGGGCCAGTTGGTGCTGGAAAGTCCAGTTTCATCAACTCTGTCAACAATGTCATGCAAGGCAGAATGACGGATGCAGCTTTGGTGGATGCAGCCTCTGCTGGTCACAGTTTCACCCAAAAA TACACAACCTACAAAATCCAAAAAGGAAACCCCAGGACCTTTTACCCTTTCATCTTCAATGACATCATGGGTCttgagaaaggaggaagaggaggagtccGTGCAGAAGACATCAAACTGGCCATGAACGGACATGTGAGAGACGGTTACAAG TTCAATCCTATATCTACACTGTCAAAGGAAGACCAAGGCTACAACAGTTGCCCCACTGTGGATGACAAAGTTCATGTTCTGGTGTGTGTCATACCTGCTGACGCAGTATCTCGATTGAGTGATGAAGTCGTTGGGAAGATGATGGACATCAGAGTAGCAGCCAGTGACATGG GGATTCCCCAAGTGGCTATTCTCACCGAAATTGATAAAGCCTATCCTGAGGtcaataaaagtataaaaaatgTCTATCACAGTAAGCTCCTGAAGACAAAG ATGGAGGAATTCAGTTCAAAGCTGGGTATTCCAATGAACCGCATCTTTCCTGTGAAGAACTACAGCTCAGAAATCAGCTTAGATGACGACACTGATTCACTGATACTGTGTGCACTGAGACAGATGATTGACTTTGGAGAAGACTTCCGCAACAGGATGTAA